In Kryptolebias marmoratus isolate JLee-2015 linkage group LG4, ASM164957v2, whole genome shotgun sequence, the following proteins share a genomic window:
- the zbtb40 gene encoding zinc finger and BTB domain-containing protein 40: MMELPSFSRQLMQQLWTLRKEGVFCDCTILVGNAPHRAHKVLLAASSTLFRSLLDGSDTISIDTTVVSSQEFGCLLDMIYTGKLPLGKHNVSRIVAAAESLQMFDLAVGFKNVLTTLVNHQTPDNVSRNNSEGSASLAKDAWTSDKTEQKHHLDGRDDAVEPACKRPCEERSHSSGLEEATSSMSGTGANSTSASTISTAPAPAPAPAPAPAPAPAPAPAPAPAPAPAPAPAPAPAPAPAPAPAPAPAPRLLQRSAEVVELLSSMSSVLELLSQAAQSGLDEQDRKVVCQCCEETNPSSVLEKLMSNVRDGVITEKVLLQLLRAVQQKAPSSFPALLLSLLDDMEKNTTRAGVDSEQQENPEPEVENDSSKEQTEEEGKDTNTAAESSSSASAGSKPYICSWCKKSFDFKCRMLAHIKKCSMSQDCELQCPQCPKKLVNQRALRRHRAEAHYNAVRVKRKVACDLCGRTFAHPSGLVYHKQTEHFDQKPFACEECGAKFGANSSLKNHMRLHTGEKPYHCQHCDMSFSVAAALSYHTKKKHSEGKMYVCQYCKAVFAQSIELSRHVRTHTGDRPYVCRECGKGYSQASGLTVHLQTFHNLSEPHDCKKCCLSFSSLEEHQQHIQDFHPKEFHKCSTCNKVFPSAVLLDKHKATHSGNKPFSCQFCNKSYQQLSGLWYHNRTNHPEVFASQTRQLKTLVQCDLCFKFFPSTDSLGKHQADEHQGSEVSAVRCFFCRADLSGSDKVQEHICRQHVSQSGEAFNCPLCSLICISQLELQEHLLSCHMEAQQEEEQASTSYTVISADSVGDREDGAELNILPKEQSQLGAGPHVLVTLAGGGEGQSSGEVLEVNMYDLLNSSVAFICEDKQTSLDSCQ; this comes from the exons ATGATGGAGCTACCGAGCTTCAGCAGGCAGCTGATGCAGCAGCTGTGGACCCTCAGGAAGGAGGGGGTTTTCTGTGACTGCACCATCCTGGTGGGAAACGCTCCTCACCGGGCTCATAAAGTGCTGCTGGCTGCCTCCAGCACACTCTTCAG GTCTCTTCTGGACGGCTCAGACACCATCTCCATTGACACCACCGTGGTGTCCTCGCAGGAGTTCGGGTGTCTCCTGGACATGATCTACACAGGAAAGTTACCTCTGGGCAAACACAACGTCAGCCGCATTGTGGCAGCTGCAGAGAGCCTGCAGATGTTTGACTTGGCTGTTGGCTTCAAAAATGTCCTCACCACCCTGGTGAACCATCAGACCCCAGACAATGTCAGCCGTAACAACTCAGAAGGTTCAGCTTCACTGGCCAAGGATGCCTGGACTTCAGATAAGACGGAGCAGAAACACCATCTGGACGGTAGAGACGATGCGGTGGAGCCAGCGTGTAAAAGACCCTGTGAGGAGCGCTCTCACTCTTCAG GGCTCGAAGAGGCCACATCCTCCATGAGTGGAACAGGAGCAAACAGCACATCAGCATCCACCATATCCacagctcctgctcctgctcctgctcctgctcctgctcctgctcctgctcctgctcctgctcctgctcctgctcctgctcctgctcctgctcctgctcctgctcctgctcctgctcctgctcctgctcctgctcctgctcctgctcctgctcctcgtCTGCTGCAACGTTCAGCTGAAGTGGTGGAGCTCCTGAGCAGCATGTCTTCTGTCCTGGAGCTGCTGAGCCAGGCAGCACAGAGCGGTCTAGATGAACAGGACAGAAAG GTTGTGTGTCAGTGCTGTGAGGAGACTAATCCCAGCTCAGTGTTGGAGAAGCTAATGAGTAACGTGAGGGATGGAGTGATCACTGAGAAGGTGTTGCTTCAGCTGCTCCGAGCTGTCCAGCAGAAAGCTCCTTCCTCCTTCCCTGCACTGCTGCTCTCTCTGCTGGACGATATGGAAAAGAACACAACCCGGGCTGGAG TTGACTCGGAACAACAAGAAAATCCAGAGCCCGAGGTGGAAAACGATAGCAGTAAGGAGCAGACCGAGGAGGAGGGgaaagacacaaacactgcagcagAATCTTCATCCTCCGCCTCAGCCGGCTCCAAACCCTACATCTGCAGCTGGTGTAAGAAGAGTTTTGACTTCAAGTGCAGGATGTTGGCCCACATAAAGAAGTGCTCCATGTCCCAGGACTGTGAGCTGCAGTGTCCACAGTGCCCCAAGAAACTAGTTAACCAGCGAGCTCTACGGCGCCACCGGGCCGAGGCTCATTATAACGCAGTGCGGGTCAAGAGGAAGGTGGCCTGCGACCTCTGTGGGCGCACCTTCGCCCACCCATCAG GTTTGGTTTACCACAAACAAACGGAGCACTTTGACCAGAAGCCGTTTGCCTGTGAGGAATGTGGCGCAAAGTTTGGTGCGAACTCTTCTCTGAAAAACCACATGCGGCTGCATACAGGAGAGAAACCGTACCACTGCCAGCACTGTGACATGAGCTTCAGTGTGGCAGCTGCACTCTCATACCACACCAAGAAGAAACACTCTGAAG GAAAGATGTATGTGTGCCAGTACTGTAAGGCTGTCTTTGCTCAGTCCATTGAGCTTTCACGACACGTTCGGACACACACCGGCGACCGGCCTTATGTGTGTCGGGAATGTGGGAAAGGCTACAGCCAGGCCAGCGGACTCACTGTGCACCTGCAAACCTTCCACA ACTTATCAGAACCTCACGACTGTAAGAAGTGCTGTCTAAGTTTCTCCTCGCTGGAGGAGCATCAGCAGCACATCCAGGACTTTCACCCAAAAGAGTTTCACAAGTGTTCCACGTGCAACAAGGTGTTCCCCAGCGCCGTTCTGCTGGACAAACATAAGGCCACACACTCTGGGAACAAACCGTTCAGCTGTCAGTTCTGCAACAAGTCGTACCAG CAACTGTCTGGATTGTGGTATCATAACCGAACCAACCATCCTGAAGTGTTTGCCAGCCAAACCCGGCAGCTCAAGACCTTAGTGCAGTGTGACCTCTGCTTCAAGTTCTTTCCCAGCACTGACAGTTTAGGCAAACACCAAGCTGATGAGCACCAAG GCTCAGAGGTGTCGGCGGTGCGTTGTTTCTTCTGTAGGGCTGACCTGAGTGGCAGTGACAAAGTGCAGGAGCACATCTGCAGGCAACATGTCAGCCAGAGCGGTGAGGCGTTTAACTGCCCTCTCTGCTCCCTGATCTGCATCTcacagctggagctgcaggagcacTTGCTGTCCTGTCACATGGAGgcacagcaggaggaggagcaggccTCCACCTCCTACACG GTGATTTCAGCAGACTCTGTGGGGGACAGGGAAGACGGAGCTGAGCTGAACATCCTTCCCAAGGAGCAAAGCCAGCTGGGGGCCGGCCCACATGTCCTAGTAACTCTTGCAGGTGGAGGAGAGGGCCAATCATCGGGGGAGGTGTTGGAGGTCAACATGTACGACCTGCTGAACAGCTCTGTGGCCTTCATCTGTGAGGATAAGCAGACAAGTCTGGACTCTTGTCAGTAA
- the LOC108240323 gene encoding cytochrome b561 domain-containing protein 1 isoform X2, with protein MSVGYCLCMTEGILLFSAEGSLFCCKSRKSKVRLHWLCQALVLVAAATGLGFILASKNVSELPHLVSWHSLLGCCTLASTALQAGFGLCMIFHKQLRLSSPPPRLKLYHATCGLVVYLLATVTVTSAMFSDWYQATVKGAAWWVFLLLPLFPSLVVMNQITNAYLRRKKITS; from the coding sequence TATTGCCTGTGCATGACTGAAGGCATCctgctgttttcagctgaagGATCCCTCTTTTGCTGTAAGTCTCGAAAGAGTAAGGTCCGTCTCCACTGGTTGTGTCAGGCTCTGGTTCTGGTAGCTGCAGCCACCGGACTGGGCTTCATCCTGGCCAGTAAGAACGTGTCTGAGCTGCCCCACCTGGTGTCCTGGCACAGCCTGCTGGGCTGCTGCACGCTGGCCTCCACCGCGCTCCAAGCAGGGTTCGGCCTCTGCATGATCTTCCACAAGCAGCTGCGCCTCTCCTCCCCCCCACCCAGACTGAAGCTGTACCATGCCACCTGTGGCCTGGTGGTCTACCTGCTGGCCACAGTGACTGTCACGTCGGCCATGTTCTCAGATTGGTACCAGGCCACGGTGAAAGGGGCGGCGTGGTGGGTCTTCCTCCTGTTGCCCCTCTTCCCCTCCCTGGTGGTCATGAACCAGATCACTAATGCCTACCTGCGCCGCAAGAAGATAACCAGCTAG